The DNA region ataaataaggctgctatgaacataatgtactcactgataaatggatattagcccagaaattcagaatatccaagatacaatttgcaaaacacatgaaactcaagaagaaggaagaccaaagtgtggatacctcaatccttcttagaagggggaacaaaatacccatggaaggagttacagagacaaagttcagagctgagactgaaggaaggaccatctagagactgccccacctggggatccatctcataaacaagcaccaaacccagacactactgcagatgccaacaagattttgctaacaggaccctgatatagctgtctcctgtaaggctatgccagtgcctggcaaatacagtggatgctcacagtgatctattggatggagcacagggtcctcaatgaaggagctagagaaagtacccaaggagctgaaggggtctgcagccctataggaggagcaacaatatgaactaaccagtacccccagagctccctgggactagaccaccaatcaaagaaaaaacatggtgggactcatgtctctagctgcatatgtaatagaggatggcctagtcggctatcaatgggagaagaggcccttggtcttgcgaagattctatgccccagtataggggaatgacagggccaggaagcaggagtgggtgggctggggagcagggggaggggggaggggataggggatttttggaaaggaaactaggaaaggggatagcatttgaaatgtaaatgaagaaaatatctaataaaaaacatttaaaaagcgGTATATTACATGTATCTGAACATTACATAGAAACATACATGATAACgtagttttaaaagtatttatttatttatgtgtaagtgtgtattcttgagtgcatgtgtgtgtacctcatGCACACAATGCCAAAAGAGGTCAGAAACGGGGTTCAGATCCCTGAGAactggctgtgagccaccatgtaccCACTGAGAgccaaaccttggtcctctggaagagcagccagagctcttaactgctgagccatcatgaTAATGTATCATGATAATGTAGATTGCTAAGTATGGCAGTCAGCAAAACCTTccaaagaagggaaaagaggaataAATTATGCACTTATATTTCATCAAAGTGCTGTACAAGGTTTTGCTCAAATACATACAAGAAAAAACCTGTAACAGggacaggaaaatgaaaaagacaaactTTTTTGTCCTCTATTAAAGAATCAATATTCTAATACCAATCAATCATGAGCCCTTATTACTCTAATTCTAgctagatgaaaaaaaaaaagaaagaaagaaaaaaagatgtatttgtacTGTGCACCGAATTTGCTCCAAGCAGGTCACCTGCACAGCTGAGGCGACTCAGATCCAGAATGATGGCATTAACAGGGACACAGAACTTGGTCTCTCAGGTCCTCACTATTGCATTTCTTAGGTTCCTGAAACACTGATGGTAGTTCTGTAAGGCTgtgaaagagaaaaccaactacTTACATGGATGGAGACCATGTTTATTTCTTTGGGAGAAAAGCCTAATTGGGACCCTTCAAGATCCCTGTAGGAAACTGCATCATTAGTcaactggatttttaaaaggcaaagccCCAGGATATTTTCCCCTTTGCATTGAATATAGCAAACTTATGTAAGCATACAATAGGATTATTAGGTTAACAGTCTTTTCAATTATATGCAAAAATGAAAACTAGAGGAGAGTCTAAGGCCACTTGCTGACCTTTGTATAGCTGTAAGTAAAGGACTTAAACCCTTCAGGGATCCTGAACAGCTAACTGTCATAAGTCCATAATGTCTTGCACTTgctctaaatttttaaaatatttaatatgaatatatcTGAAATATTTAATGCTATCTTTTTCATGCACCAGCTTCTAAGAGCTTTCCCTAAAATCCTGATACGCAAAAGAATATACCTacatttcccccctttcccctggAGCTTAAGTCTCCCAAGTTAGCAAACATTTAGGTAAGTGATTTTTACAGAACTATTTCCCCTAAAAACTGCAGGATTAACATGATGATTTAAATCTATATTCTCACCAAAAGAAGTCTCATATTTTTGTATATTACCAAATATTTTCAGTCAACTAACATAagaatgtactttttaaaaataaaaagggcaaaTCATCATTCCATCATGAACCAACATTGGAGTTAGAACTCCTAaaaggaaaataggaaaaaaaaaggtgcacAGCTGAAGCTATTAATATATAATGGAgacaaagagtttatttttcaATGAGAATAACAAGGAAAAGAGCCTGATTTTGTACGCCTGCCCATTAGGACTTCCCACCATAATTAGTGCTTCTTGCCCCTGAGAGGAGGAGCTTAGGCTCAGGGTAACTTCATgcaataagggaaaaaaacaGTATAAATACTCCAGGGCAGCCGTGGGGAAGGCATTATCCACTGCTCCCTGGgcagaggaagccaggaaaggtgTCCCACACATCTCCCAGCACCAGGTAAGCCTCGACTGAGGGTCAATGGGAGACATCCTGCCAGCTGGCTTGGAAACAGGCTTCATTTAGTCATTATatatctttgtatgtgtgcatgatttttaaaattggctTTCTACCAAAAGGTACCCAGACGGGTTTATTTGTATTCATCTATTTAAGACATTCTTAATGAAAATAACTGTACAAACTTGCCTTAATGTAAATTTCAATTTATCTAGAAAGTTCTAGCTATTTCAAGTCATGTCAAAGACTCTGGATTATTTAATACAGTCATCTAGTAATGAGGCTATTTGGTGggggtcattttatttttagagcaTTATTTCAAGGCAGCTTCCAAACACTAGTAagacatatatattcatgcaacAATAACTTTCTTCCTATAATTTTATGGAATATGTTCTAAGTATAAAAggtcagtcatttaaaaaaaaacatgagataACTATATAAATAATCAGTCTGTAGAACatcacagaaatgaaacagaTCAGTGATGGGCTATGTGTAATTATTGTCTTCTGTTTTTCAGAATCTATTTGAAAATATGCTGCCACAAATACCCTTCCTGCTGCTAATGTTCTTGACCCTGGTTCATGGAATGTTTTATGCTGAACGATACCAAACGCCCACAGGCATAAAGGGCCCACTTGCCAGCCCCAAGACACAATACTTCATCCCATATGCcataaagagaaaaggtaagCTCAACTGTACATTCTGCTCTATTTCCTAGACAGCTGGGATttttaataatgttaataatgaGCCCCTTAACAAAATAATTTCCAGTCTGTTCTTAGTCTATGTTTAAGTTTGATTGGCTTGAGCTTTTCCAGCAGAATGATGCATGGAAATGACAGGTCAGTATAGGAACATAACACCCTGGAGAAGTTGGTATAAGAGACTTTTATGTATAGGGCCACACTTTTTCCCTCTCAAATGATGGTTTCATACAATTTACTAATTACCCAGACTGTAGAATTATTAATTcaataaaattaagttaatttaaactaaaaataattgcATAGACTAGAAATTTTATATATCTAATTACTTAAACATTTGCTTTAAAAACCCTAGCTtttagatattaaagaaaagtggtATCAAATAAAACCATCCCTCAATAAACCTAATGTGTAAGGGAAGCAGCAATTCTCAGAATTATTTACACATTCATATATTGtgcattatattcatatataatgcATGGTAGCTTCCCCCGCTTCTCTCTCAGGGATAGCTGAGAGATTTTATCTTTCTCTGAAATCTATGGCTCACCTGTCTGGCTTTGTTACTAAAAAGGATGTCATGAAGGAGACAGTACAGGTGAAATAACAAGAGACTGTCAAAGAGGGCAACAATCATGTCTTATCTTTGCTAATTCCATCTAAAACATCCTGCATGGTAACTACTGATAATATAAACCATCTTCAGATTTTCTTGTCCACAGTATTTTTCAATTTGCCCATATACTTTGTCCTGCATTGAGCGAAGGCTTCAAATGGTAGAGTTTTGGAGACaagcattttgaaaaaaaaaaaaaaatcaaatgtttaaGTATGTCTTTTTTAGAAGATAACTTAGTGTTACATGAAAGGCagcttaatatttaaaatgtatgggAGATGCTCTTGACTGCCTCATAATATAGATAAGCTGAAGGAAAGATAAAAGGTAGAAGGAATGAATAGAAGACACACTTAGCCCACTTTAGAGCAGTGAGTGTGGGTGGAAATGCCAACAAGCAGCGATGGGTTCAGCACTCTAACCAAATCTAGACTTTTTTAGTACCTTACACATTTAGTATCACAAAAATTGTTGAgttaaataaaacccaaatgcACCACTGTTAGAAGGTTAAAAGTATTTCTGTCTTTCCACCTAAAACATAGTGCTTATCATCCTACTATTTCTACAGAACAAATGGAAATATCTTCTtaacacacacaaagccaaaaAACTCTATTTTAACTGTTAAATCTACCTTGGTCTCTTTCTCATAATGAACAGAAATTGCATGCACTGCTTCTCCACTGCCAGGCATTAGTGCCATGTAACAAACATACATGCTCACACTGAGGTGACAGTAGAAACCCAGAAAGTTCCTATGCAATCCCTGGGCAAATCTGCTcagcacatgcagagagagagagagagagagagagagagagagagagagagagagagagagagacagagagagagagacagagagagagagacagagagagacagagagagacagagagacagagagacagagatatcaGCCAAGTTCATCCAATTATAGGGAAGCTACCTGGCCACAGTGCACAGTTGGACATGTAAGAACCTCAAGAGAAGGTAGCTTCTAATCTTGAGGGTGGCTGCTGCCCCGGACTTACTTTTCTAGACGACAAGCAACAAGCTGATGGCTATCCCCACAAACACTCACAGAAGTCATTCTTTCTTGCACTAGGAGGTTTAGGACCCCAAGGCAACAACAGTTCAGGCTACAACTCACCATGTCACTGGAGGTCAAGTGGTGCTATCCTTTCCTGTAACATGtgttttccctttgttttaacaaacaaacaaataaaaatatcttcacaATTCCATgataattatttttgtataaCTATCATCCTTATAATTTGTTGCTGAAACAAATTCTGCATTTGAAAACTGCCATTTTACTCCAAGCCATTAAAAATCCCTTATCTACTGATCAATTTTAAGTGTGTCAATATTACACATACTTAGCATGAAAGTTAATCTCAGGAGTTATCTTTGAAAATTTTAGTAACTATTGTTGTCTGACTACTCTTAAGTGCCAGCTATTTAATTTAATAGGAGggagttaaaaaaattaatgttcttGCATATCAACAGCTAACAGCTAAAGCAAATGATATTCTTAAAAGTGTTATCTAATTTAGAATTGTTAATAACTATTCTTTAGTCTCCAGTTTGACTTTTTTAAGTCATTAAAGTCTTAAGAGTTTATCATATTAAAAAAAGTTAAGCTAAAAGTGATAGGTTAATAGTTAAGtgtttagctcagtggtaaatcGCTCACCTAGCATTTATAAGGATCTGGTTTTGAggtctagaacacacacacacacacacacacacacacacacacacacacacacaaacacacaccataagATATAATAAGCAGATCATATTTACACATCATTTTTACAGTTTTGAGCTATCTACTGTCCCATCTGATAAATCAGCATGACTTTGTACTTTGTACTGCTTTCCAACAgtacaaaaaaatctaaatgtttctgaaaacttattaaataagataattaaaataaagattgtatgagtaaatattaaaaatcaccTGCAGCTTTACTGTCAATGTTACTAGTTAAATGTGATTTCTATGAGAAATAAACACTCTGTGTGGTGTTTACAATGACTATAGCAATAGACAGGAACAagtatcatcatcaccaccaccaccatcatcatcattaccacaGTATATGGTAATGCCTAGTAGACTATAGGCTACTTCCCACCACTGAGGTGCATTTTAAAGTAAGCACTGCATGTTACATCTGAGGCTTCTACGTCACATTCTGTGCTTTTCTCATCTCAGTGGTCAAACAGTGTGTTCTGTCATAGGCACTCAATAAGGGGTTACTAAAGTTAGGGTTAGCACACCAGGACAGTGCTCTGGTTAAATGAATCCACAACTTTATAAGATGAAGTACTTCCTGCATTTTGATCATCAGTTTGAAATTATTAGCACACCAGGACAGTGCTCTGGTTAAATGAATCCACAACTTTATAAGATGAAGTACTTCCTGCATTTTGATTATCAGTTTGAAATTATTCTATGTGCCTCATCAATGCATTATGTATAAATCCTGTCTTCCTTTGCCTCCGTTTTAAGTCAATAAACGAGAACAAAAGCCCAAGTACATATCAAGGGTGAACAATAACAAGTCTAAATCTACGCTGTTCGGTAGGTGAGGAAATACATCCCCCAGAGCACCCAGCCCCACGCAGGACTGTTGTGTAAGTGGGAGTTACCTGGAACACAGGGCACTACCACACTCTATCCTCATTGTGCTTTGAGAATCCCTAGTTTAATGTTGCTGACGCTAGGTGGCATATTGGTGTGTCTTACAGGGATTCCAGTAAGAGGAGAACAAGGCATTCCTGGTCCACCAGGTCCAACCGGACCTCGAGGACACCCAGGTCCCTCAGGACCTCCAGGCAAGCCGGGCTATGGAAGTCCTGGACTCCAAGGAGAGCCAGGGTTGCCAGGACCACCAGGAATATCAGCCACGGGGAAGCCAGGCCTGCCAGGCCTGCCAGGCAAACCAGGGGAGAGAGGACCATATGGACACAAAGGAGATACTGGTCCAGCTGGCTTACCAGGACCTCGGGGCCCTCCAGGACCCCCTGGAATCCCTGGCCCAGCTGGAATTTCTGTGCCAGGAAAACCTGGACAGCAGGGACTTACAGGTGCCCCAGGACCTAGGGGCTTTCCTGGAGAAAAGGGTGCACCAGGAGCCCCTGGTGTGAATGGGCGGAAAGGGGAAACAGGATATGGCTCTCCTGGTCGTCCAGGTGAGAGAGGTCTTCCAGGCCCTCAAGGCCCCATAGGACCCCCTGGTCCCCCTGGAGTGGGAAGAAGAGGTGAAAACGGctttccaggacagccgggcATCAAAGGTGACCGGGGTTTCCCAGGAGAAACGGGACCATCTGGTCCACCAGGTCCCCAAGGTCCTCCTGGGAAGCAAGGACGAGAAGGTATTGGGAAGCCAGGAGCTATTGGCCCCCCTGGTCAGCCAGGTATCCCAGGAGAAAAAGGCCACCCAGGGGCTCCAGGAATAGCTGGGCCTCCAGGAGCTCCTGGCTTTGGAAAACAAGGCTTGCCAGGTTTGAAGGGACAAAGGGGACCTGCTGGTCTTCCTGGGGCTCCAGGTGCCAAAGGGGAACAAGGGCCAGCAGGTCATCCTGGAGAACCGGGTCTGCCTGGATCCCCTGGGAATATGGGACCCCAAGGACCTAAAGGAATCCCAGGGAACCATGGTATTCCAGGCACTAAAGGTGAGACAGGTCTGGTTGGGCCTGCAGGCCCCCCTGGGGCTAGAGGAGCAAGGGGTCCACCTGGGTTAGATGGAAAAACGGGGTATCCTGGGGAGCCAGGTCTCAATGGTCCTAAGGGTAACCCAGGGTTACCAGGACAAAAAGGTGATCCCGGAGTGGGAGGAGCCCCTGGTCTTCGAGGTCCTGTTGGCCCTGTAGGAGCTAAAGGGGTGCCTGGACACAATGGCGAGGCAGGTCCAAGAGGTGAACCTGGAATACCAGGTACCAGGGGCCCCACTGGGCCACCAGGTGTCCCAGGATTCCCTGGATCTAAGGGTGACCCTGGAAACCCAGGTGCTCCAGGCCCAGCTGGCATAGCAACTAAGGGCCTCAATGGGCCCACTGGTCCTCCAGGCCTTCCTGGTCCAAGAGGCCACAGTGGAGAACCTGGTCTCCCAGGTCCCCCGGGTCCTCCAGGACCCCCCGGCCAAGCAGTCATGCCTGATGGCTTCATAAAGGCAGGCCAGAGGCCCAGGCTTTCTGGGACACCACTTGTCAGTGCTAACCATGGGGTAACAGGCATGCCTGTGTCTGCTTTTACTGTCATTCTCTCTAAAGCTTACCCAGCAGTAGGTGCCCCCATCCCATTTGATGAGATTCTGTACAACAGGCAGCATCATTATGACCCAAGATCTGGAATCTTTACCTGTAAGATCCCAGGCATATACTATTTCTCCTACCACGTGCATGTGAAAGGGACTCATGTTTGGGTAGGCCTGTTTAAGAACGGCACGCCTATGATGTACACGTATGATGAGTACAGCAAAGGCTACCTGGATCAGGCTTCAGGGAGTGCAATTATGGAGCTCACAGAAAATGACCAGGTATGGCTCCAGTTGC from Mus pahari chromosome 9, PAHARI_EIJ_v1.1, whole genome shotgun sequence includes:
- the Col10a1 gene encoding collagen alpha-1(X) chain codes for the protein MLPQIPFLLLMFLTLVHGMFYAERYQTPTGIKGPLASPKTQYFIPYAIKRKGIPVRGEQGIPGPPGPTGPRGHPGPSGPPGKPGYGSPGLQGEPGLPGPPGISATGKPGLPGLPGKPGERGPYGHKGDTGPAGLPGPRGPPGPPGIPGPAGISVPGKPGQQGLTGAPGPRGFPGEKGAPGAPGVNGRKGETGYGSPGRPGERGLPGPQGPIGPPGPPGVGRRGENGFPGQPGIKGDRGFPGETGPSGPPGPQGPPGKQGREGIGKPGAIGPPGQPGIPGEKGHPGAPGIAGPPGAPGFGKQGLPGLKGQRGPAGLPGAPGAKGEQGPAGHPGEPGLPGSPGNMGPQGPKGIPGNHGIPGTKGETGLVGPAGPPGARGARGPPGLDGKTGYPGEPGLNGPKGNPGLPGQKGDPGVGGAPGLRGPVGPVGAKGVPGHNGEAGPRGEPGIPGTRGPTGPPGVPGFPGSKGDPGNPGAPGPAGIATKGLNGPTGPPGLPGPRGHSGEPGLPGPPGPPGPPGQAVMPDGFIKAGQRPRLSGTPLVSANHGVTGMPVSAFTVILSKAYPAVGAPIPFDEILYNRQHHYDPRSGIFTCKIPGIYYFSYHVHVKGTHVWVGLFKNGTPMMYTYDEYSKGYLDQASGSAIMELTENDQVWLQLPNAESNGLYSSEYVHSSFSGVLVAPM